A segment of the Sphingobacterium oryzagri genome:
AGGGCACCTCATCCAGGACTTTTTCACCAGCACAGGCAAATACAGCCTTTTAAAATTCCCAAATGTAGCTAGCGTTGCTACGGCCCACAGTTATTGGCTTGACGGCGACTGGGCCACATTAAAAAGCATACGAGAAGATGTGCGTGATGCCGCGAAATCAGCGAATATCCGTCTCTTCCAAACGGAGTGGAGCATGCTAGGCGACCACTACCATAAAGATGAATTTGTTGGTTTCGAGCAAGCTTCCTACATGGATATTGCTTTGTATCTCGCTAAAGTTATACATGCTGATTTGGCTTACGCAGATGTGAGTTCCTGGTCGTACTGGACCAGTATGGATGTAGATCGGTACAACCACAAAAACAGATTCTTGCTTATTGAGCTCCATCCTAAAGATGGTGTCTTTGGCAATGTGCGCGAGGGCGGCGATTATTCGCCAACCGCGTCGCTTTGGGTATTGGGAAACTATAGTCTGTTCATCCGGCCCGGTTATGTCCGCGTGAAAATGGACGTGAATAACAAAGATCAAGACGTTTTCGGCACGAGCTACATCTCGCCAGACAAAAAAACGTTGGTATCGGTTTACACGAACAACAGCGAAAAATCACAAACAGTTTCTCCCAACCTTGATGTTAGCTCACTTCGATCCATCTACACGTATACAACTTCCGCGCATAGTAAATTGAATGAAGAACAGCAGCACACTTCATCAAGCAAGATCAAGCTTCCTGCAAAATCCGTCGTTACCGTGAAATATAACTATCGATGATTTGAGTGAGAGAACTTAACGATGATAATCAAGATAAATCATGATTTTAAAGCAGATATAAAGCATTACACGCCGACCATCATTCCATTATTTTGCCTGTTTTGCAGCTTTCGGATGGAGACTGATCATATTAATTTCGTAACATAGTCTAATAATAATATAATTACCCATGAGTCCAAACAATAAAAGAGTATATTATTACAGTTTAATCGCATCGCTGGGCGGTCTTCTCTTCGGCTTTGATATCGCTATCTTTTCTGGGGCCATTCCATTTATTCAGCCAGATCTTTCGCTCAGCCCGTCACAGTTGGGATGGGTTGCCAGCAGTTTGTACATCGGTTGCGCCGTAGGAACATTGCTTTTTGGTAAAATAGCTGAAAAACTAGGCCGAAAAAAATCACTTCTGTTGGTCGCGATCATTTTCGGCGCATCTTCTATCGCGATGGGGTTATCCAATCATAAAGATACGGTAGTCATCTGGCGCATCATCGCCGGCTTTAGTGTAGGCGGCGCTTCGGTGCTTTCGCCGCTGTACATCGCTGAGATCAGTCCGAGAAATATCCGCGGAAAAATGGTATCCATTAATCAGCTTGCGGTGGTCATCGGTATACTATTCGCTTACATCACCAATTATTTTCTCTCTTTTACTGAGCTGAACTGGCGATTGATGTTTATGAGTGGAGCGCTACCCGCTGTGCTATTCCTCATATTTTTACCGTTTTTGCCCGAAAGTCCGAAATGGCTTATTTTTAATGGTAAAAAGGAACAGGGTTTAAAAATCCTATCCCGAATTATCCCGCCTGCGCAAATTCAGGAAGAAGTCGCGTTTATCGAAGGGCAACAACACAGCGGTAAAACTTCATACTCTATTTCCGCAATAGTTAAGCAAGGCTTCGGCTTTTTGCTGATTGTCGCTATTGTAATAGCCGTATGCCAGCAATTCTCGGGTGCAAATGCGGTGTTGTTCTATGCACCGATCATCTTCGATAAAGCAGGTATGAACGTTGGTGACCAACTTTTTTTACAAATACTTATTGGAGCAATCAACTTGATATCGACCTTGATTTCTATGCAATTTGTAGACAAAATTGGGCGAAAAAGATTATTGTTGATCGGCTCACTCGGCATGTCCATTTTGCTATGCTTAATCGGGCTTTCCTTCAGTGGCGATTTCTTCCCTAGCTATTTGCTTAGTGGCTTTGTCATCGCCTTTATCGGCGTATACGCGGCTACCTTGGCGCCCGTTACCTGGATCATCATTACCGAAATTTTCCCAATCCAAATTCGGGAAACTTCCGTCGCCATTGCTTCTGCATTTTTATGGGTGGCCTGCTTTAGCTTAACGTATTTATTTCCGGTGATTATCAATACATTCTCTAGCGTCCAAACCTTCCTTCTTTTTGCTGGAATTTGCTTTGCGTACTTTTTATTCACGTTATTTGCCGTGCCAGAAACAAAGAACAACCGGGTCTAATCTGGCGGAACTGTTAAACCGCCGCCGAAAAGGCTCGAAATATATCGAATGCCGCATTTGGATCAGCGAAAACGGTAAAAAGACTGTCATACAGATGTTATCAAACCTTATCAGCCGCATATTTTCAGCTGCTAAAAAGGCAACCACTACTGAGGTTGCCTTTTATTTACCCATGTAAGCATTTATTAGTGTATTTAGCCGATCTTAACAACCGATTTCACGATGTTTGCTTTATCGTTAACGCTATTATCCATTGCCTTTTGGATATCGTCCAGGGCAAATATGTCGGTGACAATGCCTTTAAGATTTATCTTACCAGCAGCTACCGCCTCAATCGCCATAGGGTAAATATGACGGTATCGGAATACCGTTTTTATTGTGACTTCTTTATCCATGGCGAGGCTCATCGGCATATTGACCATTCCAGAAGCTGTGTAACCGACGAAAACAACGTTAGCGCCTTTTTTTGCGACCTGTATAGATTGCTGTCCGGTTATTTCTGTACCAGCCGTTTCAATAACAATATCAACGCCTATTCCGCCGGTTAGTTTCGCGATCTCCTCCAATACGTTTTGCTCCGCAGCATTGATTACCACGGTAGCGCCGAGTTCCAAAGCTTTCTCCAACCGTTTTTGCATAACATCGACGACGAAAACCGTATCGACGCCTTCGGCTTTCAAAGCCATCATGCTGACTAAACCGATGCATCCCGAACCAAATACAACAGCCGTCTTTCCGATAGCCGCACTAGCCTGGTTGGCCGCATGAAAGCCGACGGCGAGTGGTTCGATCAATGCACCTTCCAACGTGCTGACCGTATCAGGCAACTTGAAGCACAAATCGGCTTGGTGCGCAACATATTCCTGAAAAACACCGTCTACAGGCGGTGTAGCGAAAAAAATAACTTCAGGACATAGGTTGTAACGCCCTTCGCGGCAAAATTCGCACTGTCCGCAGGTTTTACCAGGTTCTAATGCTACATGATCCCCTACTTTTAAATGCGTTACCTCCGCGCCTACAGCTACTACGGTTCCGCCAGGTTCATGCCCAAGCACAAACGGTGGTTCGACAACATAATTTCCTATTCGGCCCTGCTCGTAATAGTGCATATCTGAACCGCAAATACCTACATACTCGAGCTTAACGAGCACCTCATGATCCAATGGAGTCGGCACATCCCGTTCTTCAAACCCCATCTGTCCGACACCATTCATGACGGCAACTTTCATTTTTTTCTGCATGACAATTATTTTGTTTAATTTTTTGATTCAATTTTCAGAAAATCAGCGATCTGACTCCGCGTGGGTCTCACACCCGTGTAAGCCATATTCGTTGTTCCCAAAGCCGCGGCAGCACTGGCATATTGCAGCATATCCTGCAGTTGCTGCTCCGTAGGTTGAAAGCCATTATCCAGCAGATAATCCAGACAAGCTGCTACAAACATATCACCGGCTTGAGCCGTATCTATACTGTTTATTGCAAAAGCATTTTGCTTCACCACGCTATCACGCGTGAAGGCTTTACTTCCGTAGATTCCGGAAGTAAGAATGAGTATAGAAATAGTATATTTTTGCATCAACCATTTTACGCCTTCCGCTAGATTTTCCATGCCTGTGATCAGTCTTAATTCAGCTTCGTTGACCGTTAACAAATCGCACACCGAGCACCCGTAACGCATCTGCTTTCGTGGGTCTTTTCCATTCCAGGCAAACGGACGATAATTGGGCGCAAAGGAAATAAAGCATCGCTTATACTTCGCCATACCGACGGCTCTTTTGGTCGCGTTTCGACTCTCACGATGGGTCAACGACATAGAGCCAAAGTGGAAAACCTTCGCATGGAAAAAAACTTCCAGATTAATATCGGTTGGCATAAGATGGATATCGGCGCTAAACTTCCGATAAAAAACAAATTCGTGTTTTTCGTAAACCTTTGGTTTTACAAAAGCCAGCGTAGTATTAAAAGCGGCAGCTTTCACCAGCGCCTGCCTTGAAATGCCGCTTCGTGTAAAATCCTTTTCGATCGCATCGCCAAGGAAATCATCACCAATTTTACCAATGAAAACGGTACGCTTACCGAGATTGGAAAGCATAGCAAGCACGTTATGCGGCGCACCACCCGCTTTCATACGAAATGTCGATCCGTCAAGCTCCTGCTGATAGAAATCGATCAGCAATTCGCCGAGTGCCACTACCTGAAAGGCATCTACCGATTTTTCCTGCTGTAGTTTACGATGTTCGATAATTTCCACGATACGGTTGTACGTGCGTTTGTCAAGTTTGTAAAAAAGAAAAGCGATCCCGATGATAATCCAGAGTATCCCAGGTATTGTACTAAAGGAGTGCTTCATCACCGCGATAACGACAGGATTTTGAACAGCGTTTGCAACATAACCTGACGCGCCGAGCGCGAAGGCTAACAGCGCGGTGCCCAGCGCCAGCCCGATCTTATTTCCTAAGGAAATAAAAGCGTATTGAAATCCGTCATTTCGCATGCCAGAGCGCCACTCACCATACTCTACACAGTCAGGGATGACCGCGTATATTGCGGTATTAAAACCTGAAAAAAGAAACTGGGATAAGATGGCAAACGTATAAAAGGCGATTGCTGAGCTATTCGGGCTGAAAAAAAACAGCATCGACATCGTAATTCCCGTACCAAAAGCAAAGATAGCGGCTGTTCTACCCTTATTTTGTGTCCATTTAAACACCAATGGAAAACATCCCGCACCAAGAATAGATGGGACGATAATGGCAATAGCGTAAACTGCAAAAAGTCCTGCATTGCCTTCTACATACGTGAAATAGTAGAGCATGTCTGCATTTCTGGTGTAGAGCACAAAGCCAAATAGTACTTGTCCGATCAGCGCCAGCAAATACGGTTTATTTCTTGCGGCAGCTTTCAACTGTACGCGGAGGGGTAATTCCTGCTTTGGCGGTGCCTCGACCACTTCGCGGGTTTTGGAAAAACAAAAAAGATGGCAAATCGCAAATATGGCGCCGTAGCAAATGGCAACCCAAAGATAGCCGTCTTTACTGCTTTCTCCTCCAAAAAAGCCGATCAACGGAATCGTGATGATGTTAATGATACCGATCGCCGTCATGGCACTTACCGATCGATACGTGTTGAGGCTGGCTCGTTCATCAATGTCTTGTGTCATAACACCCAACATGGTACCATACGGGATATTAACGCTCGTATAGCACAACATCAACAAACAGAACGTTACGGCCATGTAGGTAATTTTCGCCGTTTCGCTCCATTGCGGATGCGCCCAAAATGTGAGGACAAGCATGACCGCTGCTACGGGTGATGCGTAAAGCAACCATGGTCGATACCTGCCAAGTTTACTTTGTGTTTTGTCACTCAGCCCGCCGACAATAGGATCGGTAATTGCACCCCATGCTTTGGAAAGCAGCATAAGCACCGCAACGGCACCCATACTTATCTGAAATACATCGGTGTAAAAGATCATGATAAAATTGGACACGAACATCCAACTAAAATTACATCCTACATCCCCCAGCCCGTAAGCGAATTTACTCACAAACGGCAGTTTTCTTTTTTGAACAAATTGGTTCATCTGTTATTTGGTTTCTCTTGTTAGCATTATTTGAACAAAAGTAGCCGTACAGCGGTCTTGAAGATGCAGCGTACAATTTTTTATTAAACGCAACCGTTCCCGCAACCGTTCCCAATTGTTGCAACCGTTCCCATTCGTTATTTTACACGATTAACGTTTCATCTACATGAAGAAAATTGGAAAAAGCATATCTTCGTAAACTGGATCATACGCTAACATTATAAAATGAAATATATCACCATCATTGATCTGGCGAGGCGCCTTAACCTCTCCAAGTCGACCGTTTCCCGGGCCTTGGCGGGCGATGGCAATGTAAGTAAAGAAACACAAGATCGCGTGCGTGAACTGGCTCAACAATTGGGGTATACGCGCAACGACATGGCCGTTAATCTTCGACAGAAGCAGACCAAAAGCATAGGCATCATCATTCCCGAAATTGTCACGCCATTTTTCATGCATGTTGTTAGCGAGGTGCAAAGGGAGCTGAATGGCAGGCACGGTTACCGGGTGTTGCTAGCGCAATCAAATGAAAACTCCGACATCGAACTGGCCAATCTACGCATGATGGAAGAGTTTCGGGTAGACGGAATTTTACTTAGCGTCTGTAGCAGCCGAAATAACATCCCCGAATACCTTCGTTTGAAAGAAAAAGGTATGGCGCTTGTTTTTTTCGACCGCATTGTACCTCAGTTTTCGGCTTCCAAAATTGAGATCAATGAATATGCAAAGTCTGTGCTATTGGTCGAACACCTGATAGAGCAGGGACGAAAAAAAATCGTACATATTGCGGGGCCGGAATATATTTATAATAGCACAGAGCGATTACGAGGCTATAAAAAGGCTTTGGCGAAAAATGGAATAGCATATGATCCGACATACGTTATTCCCTGCGATTTAGCGGCAGAGGCTGCAGCGGCCAAAATAACGTACTTGTTGGATAATAATATTGACTTTGATGCTGTATTTTGTTTTACTGAAACACAGGCGCTGGGCGTGAAAAAGTTACTGAGTAAACAAAAAATAGCTATTCCCGATCAAGTAGCGATAGCGTGTATGTCGGGTACGACACTATCCACGTTGGTTCACCCCACCCTGACATCGGTAGAGCAACCTGTCGATCAAATAGCCAGCGCTGCCATTCAGCTGCTGTTAGAAAAAATCGAGAATCCCACGGCAGAAGACAGAACGATAGTCGTTGATGCGCAAATCAAGATTCGCGAGTCGTCCGCAGTCGACTAAAATGGAGAAAGTGAAGTACGATCATAGATGAGATAACAAAACAAAAAGAATGATATTAAAACAACCTTATGTAGTATGCTATGGCGAAATACTGTGGGACGTATTTCCGCAAGGATCAAAAGCAGGCGGCGCACCTTTCAACGTGGCCTATAATCTTTCGCGCATGGGATTTGATGTGAACATGATCAGCCGGATTGGAGACGATGAACGCGGCAGCGCGCTCATTCATAAGATTGAAGATTGGGGGCTAAACACGGCAAACATTCAGGTAGATCTTGAAAAACCGACAAGTACCGTGCAGGCGACTTTTGACGAAAATAACGAAGCCAGCTACGAAATCATTAACGACGTTGCCTGGGATCGTATCGCGCTTCTTCCAGAGCATCCTGAACTTGTTTCGCAAGCCGAAGCCTTTATCTTCGGTAGTTTATGTGCGCGAAACCCGATCAGCAGATCGACACTTTTTTCCCTGTTGGAGCACGCTAAGTTTCGCGTTTTCGATGTCAATTTCAGGCCGCCCTTCGTGGATCCATCACTTATCCTGGAGATACTCTACAAAACGGATTTGCTGAAAACCAATAAAGCAGAACTTAAGGAGATGCTGACATTTGTCGGTAAAAACTACAGTAATGAAGACGATGCGGCGCGCTACGTTCAGGATCATTTTGATATCCCGGAGCTACTGCTAACCAAAGGCAGCAAAGGCGCAAAATACTACCGCGCCGGTAAAATTTATCAACAAGATGCTTTTTCGGTAGAGATTGCAGATACAGTGGGTAGTGGCGATGCCTTTTTAGCTGGATTTCTCTCCAAACGGCTGAAGCAAGCCGATCCGGAAGTCGTATTGAAGCAGGCTATCGCACTAGGCGCTTTCATTACCGCTAGAATTGGTGGTACGCCTGACTACAACTACCAGCAGTTTACCGTCTTTCGAGATGAAAGCGATATAAAGCCTGCAAAATAGTCTGACCAGATTTATATATAGTTTGCTAATGGTCGATAACAGGCCATTAGCGTTTTGTTTGATGGATCCATTTTTTACATATCATAAATAGAAGGATTGAAGTAACTATATAAGAAGATATAATAAGTCGTCATAGAATTTACAAATAACAATAATTCTAATTTCACGACAATTGCAATCGAATAGTGCGAATATTTCCCCTAAAGCAGTTGGCATAGGCTTCACGAGCTAATTTTTTAGCTGTAACTTTGCACGAATATGCCATTCGGTTAGACAGCTACCTTCCTCCTTAATTACTTACCATAAGACAAGGTATTTAAATCTGCTTACGCCTATTTTAGTAAAAATTTAAAGGCTATGCTTCAAGTAACATTTCTACTCATTGTGCTGTTGACCACTTACCTTTTCATCAAAATAACAGGGTCCAAAACAATAGCAATGTATTGGATATTTTAGGGGGTCGTCGTTTCCACCGTCAGTTTGCTAGGCATATTTGAAAACTACCCTCCGCTATTTGCTAGCGTAATTCTTCTCATGGCAGTTAGCGCAATTGTAAGTTTAAAAAAAATCAAGCTCCCGATCAAACCTACGCTGCCAGTTTATAGTATTCATGTTATACGAGTCATCGTAGAAATAATCCTGCTAGCACTATATAAACAAGAAAAAATTCCACGCTTAATGACTCTCGAAGGTTGGAACATTGATATCCTCTTTGGAATATCGGCTTTGGTTATTTGGTATGGGGTGGCTGTAAAACGCTTTGAATTTTCAAAAAAAGTGATCCTATTGTGGAATCTCTTAGGTATACTCTCGCTATTTTGGGTTTTAATGATCGGAATATTATCGTCCCCTTTACCCTTGCAGCAATTGGCTTTCGACATGCCAAATACTGCTGTTCTCATTTTCCCATATTCGTTACTACCAGCAGTTGTTGTTCCGTTAATCATCCTCGTTCATCTCATAGAGATAAAGCGATTAACGCTGCTTGATAACACAATTACAATAAAATAAGTAAGTACAAAAAATAAATCTTATTTACAAGAATAATAAAAACATATTTTCATTCACGATTGCTTTACGCTGGGGACTACTACTCTTCAAAAGGATTTAGCAAGGCATACTACCGAAAAACCTGAACAATATTCGTGTCAAGAATTAAACAAAGCTTCAGAAGCAAAAAAACAGAACTCAAAAACAACATTTTTAAGCAAATTAGTAACACATTTTTTTGTTTTATAAAGATGATTTTTATCACAAATTATATGAAATAATATCCACATCTTTGTCGGAAAAATTGACATTAAATGCAAAAAAACAACTAATTTACCGGTGTTTGAAACCACTGATCGCACATTATCGTTCAAAATATTTTATCAATACATATTGATAAATAAATTTAGCAGGATTTGTTGCGAATTATATTATCAACACAAACCTAAAATTTCAAGCTTTGCAGTTGTCAATACAAAAAAATACACTTAAATTGTTATGACATTTATATATTAACCCACATCAAATTATTGGATCATGATTGATAAAGAAGCCTACCCTAAATTAACATTTAAAGATTTTGAGAATATTCCGGATATCAATATCATGCAACGTGCCGCCGAATTTGATGAGTTTTTGGATTACCTGGCAGACAATGGTCGGCTAAATTATCGTCTTGAAAATCAAACCGGCTGTGCACATGAACTTGAAGTGAAGGGTAACGGCCACGTGCCCGATGGAAAATATGTAAATTTTGTCTCTAATGATTACCTTGGTTTTACCCAACATCCTGAAATTAAAAAAACAGCTATCCAAGCCATAGAAAATT
Coding sequences within it:
- a CDS encoding carbohydrate kinase family protein, with amino-acid sequence MILKQPYVVCYGEILWDVFPQGSKAGGAPFNVAYNLSRMGFDVNMISRIGDDERGSALIHKIEDWGLNTANIQVDLEKPTSTVQATFDENNEASYEIINDVAWDRIALLPEHPELVSQAEAFIFGSLCARNPISRSTLFSLLEHAKFRVFDVNFRPPFVDPSLILEILYKTDLLKTNKAELKEMLTFVGKNYSNEDDAARYVQDHFDIPELLLTKGSKGAKYYRAGKIYQQDAFSVEIADTVGSGDAFLAGFLSKRLKQADPEVVLKQAIALGAFITARIGGTPDYNYQQFTVFRDESDIKPAK
- a CDS encoding sugar porter family MFS transporter; this translates as MSPNNKRVYYYSLIASLGGLLFGFDIAIFSGAIPFIQPDLSLSPSQLGWVASSLYIGCAVGTLLFGKIAEKLGRKKSLLLVAIIFGASSIAMGLSNHKDTVVIWRIIAGFSVGGASVLSPLYIAEISPRNIRGKMVSINQLAVVIGILFAYITNYFLSFTELNWRLMFMSGALPAVLFLIFLPFLPESPKWLIFNGKKEQGLKILSRIIPPAQIQEEVAFIEGQQHSGKTSYSISAIVKQGFGFLLIVAIVIAVCQQFSGANAVLFYAPIIFDKAGMNVGDQLFLQILIGAINLISTLISMQFVDKIGRKRLLLIGSLGMSILLCLIGLSFSGDFFPSYLLSGFVIAFIGVYAATLAPVTWIIITEIFPIQIRETSVAIASAFLWVACFSLTYLFPVIINTFSSVQTFLLFAGICFAYFLFTLFAVPETKNNRV
- a CDS encoding glycoside-pentoside-hexuronide (GPH):cation symporter, producing MNQFVQKRKLPFVSKFAYGLGDVGCNFSWMFVSNFIMIFYTDVFQISMGAVAVLMLLSKAWGAITDPIVGGLSDKTQSKLGRYRPWLLYASPVAAVMLVLTFWAHPQWSETAKITYMAVTFCLLMLCYTSVNIPYGTMLGVMTQDIDERASLNTYRSVSAMTAIGIINIITIPLIGFFGGESSKDGYLWVAICYGAIFAICHLFCFSKTREVVEAPPKQELPLRVQLKAAARNKPYLLALIGQVLFGFVLYTRNADMLYYFTYVEGNAGLFAVYAIAIIVPSILGAGCFPLVFKWTQNKGRTAAIFAFGTGITMSMLFFFSPNSSAIAFYTFAILSQFLFSGFNTAIYAVIPDCVEYGEWRSGMRNDGFQYAFISLGNKIGLALGTALLAFALGASGYVANAVQNPVVIAVMKHSFSTIPGILWIIIGIAFLFYKLDKRTYNRIVEIIEHRKLQQEKSVDAFQVVALGELLIDFYQQELDGSTFRMKAGGAPHNVLAMLSNLGKRTVFIGKIGDDFLGDAIEKDFTRSGISRQALVKAAAFNTTLAFVKPKVYEKHEFVFYRKFSADIHLMPTDINLEVFFHAKVFHFGSMSLTHRESRNATKRAVGMAKYKRCFISFAPNYRPFAWNGKDPRKQMRYGCSVCDLLTVNEAELRLITGMENLAEGVKWLMQKYTISILILTSGIYGSKAFTRDSVVKQNAFAINSIDTAQAGDMFVAACLDYLLDNGFQPTEQQLQDMLQYASAAAALGTTNMAYTGVRPTRSQIADFLKIESKN
- a CDS encoding LacI family DNA-binding transcriptional regulator — translated: MKYITIIDLARRLNLSKSTVSRALAGDGNVSKETQDRVRELAQQLGYTRNDMAVNLRQKQTKSIGIIIPEIVTPFFMHVVSEVQRELNGRHGYRVLLAQSNENSDIELANLRMMEEFRVDGILLSVCSSRNNIPEYLRLKEKGMALVFFDRIVPQFSASKIEINEYAKSVLLVEHLIEQGRKKIVHIAGPEYIYNSTERLRGYKKALAKNGIAYDPTYVIPCDLAAEAAAAKITYLLDNNIDFDAVFCFTETQALGVKKLLSKQKIAIPDQVAIACMSGTTLSTLVHPTLTSVEQPVDQIASAAIQLLLEKIENPTAEDRTIVVDAQIKIRESSAVD
- a CDS encoding NAD(P)-dependent alcohol dehydrogenase, translated to MQKKMKVAVMNGVGQMGFEERDVPTPLDHEVLVKLEYVGICGSDMHYYEQGRIGNYVVEPPFVLGHEPGGTVVAVGAEVTHLKVGDHVALEPGKTCGQCEFCREGRYNLCPEVIFFATPPVDGVFQEYVAHQADLCFKLPDTVSTLEGALIEPLAVGFHAANQASAAIGKTAVVFGSGCIGLVSMMALKAEGVDTVFVVDVMQKRLEKALELGATVVINAAEQNVLEEIAKLTGGIGVDIVIETAGTEITGQQSIQVAKKGANVVFVGYTASGMVNMPMSLAMDKEVTIKTVFRYRHIYPMAIEAVAAGKINLKGIVTDIFALDDIQKAMDNSVNDKANIVKSVVKIG